In Methanofollis sp., the DNA window TCAATCGAGACCGGGGGACTACGCCCCCGGACCCCCGCTCACGATTGGACCTCGGTTGGGTGAAATCCTGCATTTTGAAGAGGGGACTGCCATCCACCCCTATCCTAATGGCAGGGGGACCGGGGGGCGGCAGCCCCCCGGCAGAGGCACTCCAGAATAGGCTTTCTACAAAGCCAATTTTTTCGAGTTTCGAGGGGTGCGAGCATCAGCGATCTTGAGAACAAGTCATAAGACTTTAGGTTATTCCCGCAGGAGGATCGACTTTTCATCCCGGGGTTCACACCTCCGCACACCATATATACCGCCACCCCCCATGCACCCCCATGCGAACTATAAGCCTCATCTTCATTGCTACGGCCGTACTCCTTCTCGTCCAGGCGGCAGCGGCGGCGGCCACTCTGGAGATTGGAGAGGTCGGAAAGGATCCAGACGGATCCCTCACCGTCAGTGGGACGACGAACATCGCACCGGGCAATGAACTTCTCGTCGATATCGTCTCTTCGGGTTTCGGGGCGACCGCGAAAGAGGAGGCAGGGGGGTTCTATGGCACAAGCGGCACCGTGACGGTGGAAGCCGGGGACCCGTACAACACCTGGTCCTACACCTTCGAGGGGCTCCCGCCCGAGACCTACACCATCACTGTCGAGTGGGTGGAGGGGGACGCCACGGCAAGCGGCACTTTCACGATCACCAGCGAGACGGTGAGCGGCGTCACGACGGCCGCGACGACCGCACCTCCTCCGGCGACGACGACGGTCCCGCCCGCGACCCCGACACCGACGCAGGCGTCATGGGGTGCCGCGGGGGTCGTCCTCGGCCTGGCAGCGGTGTTCTGGATACGCCGTTCTTAAATAGGAGCATCTAGATACTCCATCTGATGACACAGTACACTCGTATACTCAGGGCATTCGTCATCGCGGTATCTCTCTGCCTTCTCTGTGGCGGAGTGGTCGCGGCAGAGGTCTCCCCTGACTGGACCTATACGTCACCGGTCACGGTGCAGGGCGTCGCTGTCTCTGCCGACGGTTCGGCCGTCGCCGCAGGCGGTGACGATGCAAAGGTCACCCTTCTCGACGCCTCCGGCAATGTCGTGTGGCAGAGGAATGCACAGGCGACCGTGAACAGCGTTTCTATCGCACCCGACGGGACGGCAGTCGGCGTCGCGTCCTCGGACAACAGAGTCTATCTCTACAACAGGTCGGGCGACCTCAGGTGGAGTGCGGTGCTGCCCGGACGCGCCTATGCGGTTGCGGTCGCCGATGGCGGGGGGTACGTCGCCGCGGGATGTTCAGACGACAAAGTCTATCTCTTCAACGGAGAGGGAAAAGTCCTCTGGTCATACCACACAAACGGGGACGTCTTCGGTGTTGCGGTCGCACCTGACGGTGGCCTCATCGCTGCCGGGTCACAGGACGACAAAGTTTATCTCTTAGAACGGGGCGGTTCGCTCCTCTGGTCGCAGGTGGCCCGCGCGGATGTGCTCGGGGTTTCGATATCGCCTGACGAAAGATTCGTGGCGGCGGGATCGGCCGATACGCGTGTCCTCTTCTTCGATGTAAACGGCACACTCCTCTGGAGCGTACCGACAATGGGGTCGGCCACTGCCGTCTCGGCGAGTGAAGGCGGGGAGAGGATCGCCGCAGGATCCCTCGACCAGACCCTGTACCTCTTCGATAGGAGTGGGGTCATTGTCTGGAGCAAAGGGATCGGGTCGGCGGTCAGGGGTATCTCTCTCACTCCAGATGGTACCACTTTCGCCATCGCAACATCAGGTGGTGAGGTCAGCCGCTACACCACCGCACCGGAGCCCACCCCGACGCCAACCGTTGCCGTCACCACCATGCCGACGACCGCACTTATGACCGGATCGCTTGCAATCTCCTCGGTGCCGGCGGGCGCGGCCGTCCACATCGACAATCTCTATGTGGGCAGGACGCCGGTCACCGTGCCCAACATCGAGGCCGGCAATCACACTGTCCTCCTAGAACTCCGCGACCACGATACGTGGAGCGGGACCTTCTCTGTCGAGGCAGGGGTCACGGCCACGGTGAATGCCACCCTGATGCCGTCGACAACGCCGGCGGCGACGACACCGACCCGCGCCGCCGCCCTCCCGCTGACCGCTCTGGTTGGTGCCGCGATCGCCGGCGCTCTCCTCCTGGTGCGGAGAGAATAATAACCCATCCTTTTTTCAGCCCTGTAGAATCGTTCATGAAACGGATCTTCGGGCGACCGCCGCGGTTGGCATTCATGGTAAATACCATCCTCAGGTCGATGTATCCTCGAT includes these proteins:
- a CDS encoding PQQ-binding-like beta-propeller repeat protein produces the protein MTQYTRILRAFVIAVSLCLLCGGVVAAEVSPDWTYTSPVTVQGVAVSADGSAVAAGGDDAKVTLLDASGNVVWQRNAQATVNSVSIAPDGTAVGVASSDNRVYLYNRSGDLRWSAVLPGRAYAVAVADGGGYVAAGCSDDKVYLFNGEGKVLWSYHTNGDVFGVAVAPDGGLIAAGSQDDKVYLLERGGSLLWSQVARADVLGVSISPDERFVAAGSADTRVLFFDVNGTLLWSVPTMGSATAVSASEGGERIAAGSLDQTLYLFDRSGVIVWSKGIGSAVRGISLTPDGTTFAIATSGGEVSRYTTAPEPTPTPTVAVTTMPTTALMTGSLAISSVPAGAAVHIDNLYVGRTPVTVPNIEAGNHTVLLELRDHDTWSGTFSVEAGVTATVNATLMPSTTPAATTPTRAAALPLTALVGAAIAGALLLVRRE